The following are encoded in a window of Lates calcarifer isolate ASB-BC8 unplaced genomic scaffold, TLL_Latcal_v3 _unitig_5449_quiver_691, whole genome shotgun sequence genomic DNA:
- the LOC108874535 gene encoding kinesin heavy chain isoform X4, translating to MVDAAECGLCGVKVMCRFRPLNDAERSRGDRFIPKFNGEDTVVVAGKPYVFDRVLPPHTEQVQVYDTCAKQIVKDVLGGYNGTIFAYGQTSSGKTHTMEGNLHDPCLMGIIPRIARDIFDHIYSMDENLEFHIKVSYFEIYLDKIRDLLDVSKTNLAVHEDKNRVPFVKGCTERFVSSPDEVMDVIDEGKANRHVAVTNMNEHSSRSHSIFLINIKQENVETEMKLSGKLYLVDLAGSEKVSKTGAEGAVLDEAKNINKSLSALGNVIAALSEGTKTHVPYRDSKMTRILQDSLGGNCRTTIIICCSPSVYNEAETKSTLMFGQRAKTIKNTVSVNLELTAEEWKKKYEKEKEKNRSLNIVIQKLENELKRWRKGESVPVEEQLSSRNKKSSGDTTVVMDSLAPVPVPLAEEEKTQYETLITDLYQQLDDKDDEINHHSQTAEKLKQQLIDQDELLVSSRQDYERLQEELSRVQRDNDAAKEEVKEVLQALEELAVNYDHKSQEVEDKNRCNEQLNEELAHKTVSLEVVQREFSTLQDLSSHHKKRSAEIINLLLRDLSDIGSVLGTTDLKAMTDTSGAMEEEFTTARLYISKMKSEVKSLVNRSKQLEVSLTENTCRMEASEKELNALQLLVSQLQAKLVSLIDDLQRVEQKKRQLEESQDALMEEVAKLQAQDKMHEVTVMDKEKEHMSRLKDAVEMKRTLEEQMENHREVHQKQLSRLRDEIEQKQRDADQLKDLNQALQLENRKLQSDFDKLRAEDQNKDQKLQKLMFLNEKREQAREDLKGLEETVAKELQTLNNLRKLFIQDIGTRVKNSSENDSDEAGGSLAQRQRIVFLENNLEQLSKVHKQLVRDNADLRCELPKLEKRLRATAERVKALEGALRDAKESAVRDRKRYQQEVDRIKEAVRSKNVSRRGHSAQIAKPIRPGHQHPSSSPSIRSTIRGGGPHPVHAITPPDCCHLSNHCNNPTRATASRLQVADNCISVLFCGSFDF from the exons GGGAAGCCGTATGTGTTTGACAGAGTCCTCCCTCCTCACACTGAACAGGTTCAGGTTTACGACACCTGCGCCAAACAGATCGTCAAAG ATGTGTTGGGAGGATATAATGGGACGATCTTTGCGTACGGTCAGACGTCGTCAGGAAAGACTCACACCATGGAG GGGAACCTTCACGACCCATGTCTGATGGGGATCATTCCTCGTATCGCCCGAGACATCTTCGACCACATCTACTCGATGGACGAAAACCTGGAGTTTCACATCAag gtgtcTTATTTTGAGATCTATCTGGATAAAATCAGAGACTTGCTCGATG TGTCGAAGACGAACCTGGCTGTTCATGAGGACAAGAACCGGGTTCCCTTTGTCAAG GGCTGTACAGAGCGTTTTGTTTCCAGTCCTGATGAAGTGATGGACGTCATCGACGAGGGAAAAGCAAACAGACACGTCGCCGTTACCA acatGAATGAGCACAGCTCTCGCAGTCACAGTATTTTTCTGATCAACATCAAGCAGGAGAATGTGGAGACGGAGATGAAACTGTCAGGGAAACTTTACCTGGTCGACCTGGCAGGCAGCGAGAAG GTAAGTAAAACAGGAGCAGAGGGCGCCGTGTTGGACGAAGCCAAGAACATCAACAAGTCTCTGTCGGCTCTGGGGAACGTCATCGCTGCTCTGAGCGAAGGGACG AAAACCCACGTCCCGTACAGAGACAGTAAGATGACCCGGATCCTTCAGGACTCTCTGGGAGGAAACTGTCgaaccaccatcatcatctgcTGCTCGCCGTCTGTTTACAACGAGGCCGAGACCAAGTCCACCCTCATGTTTGGACAGAG agctAAAACCATAAAGAACACGGTGTCAGTGAACCTCGAGCTGACGGCCGAGGAGTGGAAGAAGAAGTatgagaaggagaaagagaagaacagGAGTCTGAACATCGTGATCCAGAAATTGGAGAATGAGCTGAAACGCTGGAGGAAAG GTGAGTCAGTacctgtggaggagcagctgagcagcagaaacaagaaGAGCAGCGGTGACACGACGGTAGTGATGGACAGTTTGGCCCCGGTCCCCGTCCCCctggctgaggaggagaagacgcAGTATGAGACGCTCATCACCGACCTGTACCAGCAGCTGGACGACAAG GACGATGAGATCAACCATCACAGTCAGACGGCTGAGAaactcaaacagcagctgatcgATCAGGACGAG CTGTTGGTGTCGAGCCGTCAGGACTATGAAcgtctgcaggaggagctgtCTCGGGTACAGAGGGACAACGACGCAGccaaagaggaggtgaaggaggtaCTGCAGGCGCTGGAGGAGCTCGCCGTCAACTACGACCACAAGagccaggaggtggaggacaagAACCGCTGCAACGAGCAGCTGAATGAGGAGCTCGCACACAAAACT GTGAGTCTGGAGGTGGTTCAGAGGGAGTTCTCCACTCTGCAGGATCTCAGCTCTCATCATAAGAAGAGATCAGCAGAGATCATCaacctgctgctcagagacCTCAGTGACATCGGTAGCGTCCTCGGTACCACCGACCTCAAAGCT atgaCGGACACGAGTGGAGCGATGGAGGAGGAGTTCACCACAGCTCGTCTCTACATCAGTAAGATGAAGTCTGAGGTCAAATCTCTGGTGAACCGCAGCAAACAGCTGGAGGTCAGCCTGACGGAGAACACCTGCAGGATGGAGGCCAGCGAGAAGGAGCTCAACGCCCTCCAGCTGCTCGTctcacag CTCCAGGCGAAGCTGGTGTCTCTGATTGACGACCTGCAGAGGGTGGAGCAGAAGAagaggcagctggaggagagTCAGGACGCTCTGATGGAGGAGGTCGCCAAACTCCAGGCTCAAG ataaAATGCACGAGGTGACGGTGatggacaaagagaaagaacacaTGAGCAGACTGAAGGACGCTGTTGAGATGAAG AGAACGCTAGAGGAACAGATGGAGAACCACAGAGAGGTTCATCAGAAACAGCTCAGTCGACTCCGAGACGAGATcgaacagaaacagagagacgcCGACCAACTCAAAGA TTTGAATCAGGCTCTGCAGCTGGAGAACAGGAAACTTCAGTCTGACTTTGACAAACTCCGAGCTGAGGATCAGAACAAGGACCAGAAACTTCAGAAACTGAT GTTCCTGAATGAGAAGAGAGAACAGGCCAGAGAGGATCTGAAGGGTCTGGAGGAGACAGTG GCCAAAGAGCTGCAGACGCTGAACAACCTTCGTAAACTCTTCATCCAGGACATCGGCACTCGAGTCAAGAAC agcTCAGAGAACGACAGTGACGAGGCCGGCGGCAGTCTGGCTCAGAGACAGAGGATCGTCTTCTTAGAAAATAACCTGGAGCAGCTCAGTAAGGTCCACAAACAG CTGGTTCGGGACAATGCAGACCTTCGCTGTGAGCTGCCTAAGCTGGAGAAGCGTCTGCGGGCCACAGCAGAGCGGGTGAAAGCTCTGGAAGGCGCCCTGAGGGACGCCAAGGAGTCGGCCGTGAGAGACCGTAAACGATACCAGCAGGAAGTGGACCGCATCAAAGAAGCTGTTCGCTCCAAGAACGTGTCCAGGAGAGGACACTCTGCTCAGATAG CCAAGCCAATCAGACCCGGGCATCAGCACCCATCCTCTTCTCCATCCATCAGATCGACCATCAGAGGGGGGGGGCCGCATCCAGTCCACGCCATCACTCCCCCCGACTGCTGCCATCTCAGCAACCACTGCAACAACCCCACCAGAGCCACAGCAAGTAGGCTTCAG GTAGCAGACAACTGCATCAGTGTCCTTTTCTGTGGATCTTTCGATTTCTGA
- the LOC108874535 gene encoding kinesin heavy chain isoform X2 produces the protein MVDAAECGLCGVKVMCRFRPLNDAERSRGDRFIPKFNGEDTVVVAGKPYVFDRVLPPHTEQVQVYDTCAKQIVKDVLGGYNGTIFAYGQTSSGKTHTMEGNLHDPCLMGIIPRIARDIFDHIYSMDENLEFHIKVSYFEIYLDKIRDLLDVSKTNLAVHEDKNRVPFVKGCTERFVSSPDEVMDVIDEGKANRHVAVTNMNEHSSRSHSIFLINIKQENVETEMKLSGKLYLVDLAGSEKVSKTGAEGAVLDEAKNINKSLSALGNVIAALSEGTKTHVPYRDSKMTRILQDSLGGNCRTTIIICCSPSVYNEAETKSTLMFGQRAKTIKNTVSVNLELTAEEWKKKYEKEKEKNRSLNIVIQKLENELKRWRKGESVPVEEQLSSRNKKSSGDTTVVMDSLAPVPVPLAEEEKTQYETLITDLYQQLDDKDDEINHHSQTAEKLKQQLIDQDELLVSSRQDYERLQEELSRVQRDNDAAKEEVKEVLQALEELAVNYDHKSQEVEDKNRCNEQLNEELAHKTVSLEVVQREFSTLQDLSSHHKKRSAEIINLLLRDLSDIGSVLGTTDLKAMTDTSGAMEEEFTTARLYISKMKSEVKSLVNRSKQLEVSLTENTCRMEASEKELNALQLLVSQLQAKLVSLIDDLQRVEQKKRQLEESQDALMEEVAKLQAQDKMHEVTVMDKEKEHMSRLKDAVEMKRTLEEQMENHREVHQKQLSRLRDEIEQKQRDADQLKDLNQALQLENRKLQSDFDKLRAEDQNKDQKLQKLMFLNEKREQAREDLKGLEETVAKELQTLNNLRKLFIQDIGTRVKNSSENDSDEAGGSLAQRQRIVFLENNLEQLSKVHKQLVRDNADLRCELPKLEKRLRATAERVKALEGALRDAKESAVRDRKRYQQEVDRIKEAVRSKNVSRRGHSAQIAKPIRPGHQHPSSSPSIRSTIRGGGPHPVHAITPPDCCHLSNHCNNPTRATASRLQGEIQRRVSDGGSDYEGQRLNRDGKEVSDETRDVIISFIYPGNMFTEVKFCFSGVTWSREQQ, from the exons GGGAAGCCGTATGTGTTTGACAGAGTCCTCCCTCCTCACACTGAACAGGTTCAGGTTTACGACACCTGCGCCAAACAGATCGTCAAAG ATGTGTTGGGAGGATATAATGGGACGATCTTTGCGTACGGTCAGACGTCGTCAGGAAAGACTCACACCATGGAG GGGAACCTTCACGACCCATGTCTGATGGGGATCATTCCTCGTATCGCCCGAGACATCTTCGACCACATCTACTCGATGGACGAAAACCTGGAGTTTCACATCAag gtgtcTTATTTTGAGATCTATCTGGATAAAATCAGAGACTTGCTCGATG TGTCGAAGACGAACCTGGCTGTTCATGAGGACAAGAACCGGGTTCCCTTTGTCAAG GGCTGTACAGAGCGTTTTGTTTCCAGTCCTGATGAAGTGATGGACGTCATCGACGAGGGAAAAGCAAACAGACACGTCGCCGTTACCA acatGAATGAGCACAGCTCTCGCAGTCACAGTATTTTTCTGATCAACATCAAGCAGGAGAATGTGGAGACGGAGATGAAACTGTCAGGGAAACTTTACCTGGTCGACCTGGCAGGCAGCGAGAAG GTAAGTAAAACAGGAGCAGAGGGCGCCGTGTTGGACGAAGCCAAGAACATCAACAAGTCTCTGTCGGCTCTGGGGAACGTCATCGCTGCTCTGAGCGAAGGGACG AAAACCCACGTCCCGTACAGAGACAGTAAGATGACCCGGATCCTTCAGGACTCTCTGGGAGGAAACTGTCgaaccaccatcatcatctgcTGCTCGCCGTCTGTTTACAACGAGGCCGAGACCAAGTCCACCCTCATGTTTGGACAGAG agctAAAACCATAAAGAACACGGTGTCAGTGAACCTCGAGCTGACGGCCGAGGAGTGGAAGAAGAAGTatgagaaggagaaagagaagaacagGAGTCTGAACATCGTGATCCAGAAATTGGAGAATGAGCTGAAACGCTGGAGGAAAG GTGAGTCAGTacctgtggaggagcagctgagcagcagaaacaagaaGAGCAGCGGTGACACGACGGTAGTGATGGACAGTTTGGCCCCGGTCCCCGTCCCCctggctgaggaggagaagacgcAGTATGAGACGCTCATCACCGACCTGTACCAGCAGCTGGACGACAAG GACGATGAGATCAACCATCACAGTCAGACGGCTGAGAaactcaaacagcagctgatcgATCAGGACGAG CTGTTGGTGTCGAGCCGTCAGGACTATGAAcgtctgcaggaggagctgtCTCGGGTACAGAGGGACAACGACGCAGccaaagaggaggtgaaggaggtaCTGCAGGCGCTGGAGGAGCTCGCCGTCAACTACGACCACAAGagccaggaggtggaggacaagAACCGCTGCAACGAGCAGCTGAATGAGGAGCTCGCACACAAAACT GTGAGTCTGGAGGTGGTTCAGAGGGAGTTCTCCACTCTGCAGGATCTCAGCTCTCATCATAAGAAGAGATCAGCAGAGATCATCaacctgctgctcagagacCTCAGTGACATCGGTAGCGTCCTCGGTACCACCGACCTCAAAGCT atgaCGGACACGAGTGGAGCGATGGAGGAGGAGTTCACCACAGCTCGTCTCTACATCAGTAAGATGAAGTCTGAGGTCAAATCTCTGGTGAACCGCAGCAAACAGCTGGAGGTCAGCCTGACGGAGAACACCTGCAGGATGGAGGCCAGCGAGAAGGAGCTCAACGCCCTCCAGCTGCTCGTctcacag CTCCAGGCGAAGCTGGTGTCTCTGATTGACGACCTGCAGAGGGTGGAGCAGAAGAagaggcagctggaggagagTCAGGACGCTCTGATGGAGGAGGTCGCCAAACTCCAGGCTCAAG ataaAATGCACGAGGTGACGGTGatggacaaagagaaagaacacaTGAGCAGACTGAAGGACGCTGTTGAGATGAAG AGAACGCTAGAGGAACAGATGGAGAACCACAGAGAGGTTCATCAGAAACAGCTCAGTCGACTCCGAGACGAGATcgaacagaaacagagagacgcCGACCAACTCAAAGA TTTGAATCAGGCTCTGCAGCTGGAGAACAGGAAACTTCAGTCTGACTTTGACAAACTCCGAGCTGAGGATCAGAACAAGGACCAGAAACTTCAGAAACTGAT GTTCCTGAATGAGAAGAGAGAACAGGCCAGAGAGGATCTGAAGGGTCTGGAGGAGACAGTG GCCAAAGAGCTGCAGACGCTGAACAACCTTCGTAAACTCTTCATCCAGGACATCGGCACTCGAGTCAAGAAC agcTCAGAGAACGACAGTGACGAGGCCGGCGGCAGTCTGGCTCAGAGACAGAGGATCGTCTTCTTAGAAAATAACCTGGAGCAGCTCAGTAAGGTCCACAAACAG CTGGTTCGGGACAATGCAGACCTTCGCTGTGAGCTGCCTAAGCTGGAGAAGCGTCTGCGGGCCACAGCAGAGCGGGTGAAAGCTCTGGAAGGCGCCCTGAGGGACGCCAAGGAGTCGGCCGTGAGAGACCGTAAACGATACCAGCAGGAAGTGGACCGCATCAAAGAAGCTGTTCGCTCCAAGAACGTGTCCAGGAGAGGACACTCTGCTCAGATAG CCAAGCCAATCAGACCCGGGCATCAGCACCCATCCTCTTCTCCATCCATCAGATCGACCATCAGAGGGGGGGGGCCGCATCCAGTCCACGCCATCACTCCCCCCGACTGCTGCCATCTCAGCAACCACTGCAACAACCCCACCAGAGCCACAGCAAGTAGGCTTCAG GGTGAAATACAGAGACGAGTGTCTGATGGTGGATCTGATTATGAAGGACAGAGATTAAACCGTGATGGGAAAGAAGTGAGTGATGAAACAAGAGACGTTATTATatcctttatttatccaggaaACATGTTCACTGAggttaaattctgtttttcaggGGTGACCTGGTCGAGAGAGCAGCAataa
- the LOC108874535 gene encoding kinesin heavy chain isoform X3 produces the protein MVDAAECGLCGVKVMCRFRPLNDAERSRGDRFIPKFNGEDTVVVAGKPYVFDRVLPPHTEQVQVYDTCAKQIVKDVLGGYNGTIFAYGQTSSGKTHTMEGNLHDPCLMGIIPRIARDIFDHIYSMDENLEFHIKVSYFEIYLDKIRDLLDVSKTNLAVHEDKNRVPFVKGCTERFVSSPDEVMDVIDEGKANRHVAVTNMNEHSSRSHSIFLINIKQENVETEMKLSGKLYLVDLAGSEKVSKTGAEGAVLDEAKNINKSLSALGNVIAALSEGTKTHVPYRDSKMTRILQDSLGGNCRTTIIICCSPSVYNEAETKSTLMFGQRAKTIKNTVSVNLELTAEEWKKKYEKEKEKNRSLNIVIQKLENELKRWRKGESVPVEEQLSSRNKKSSGDTTVVMDSLAPVPVPLAEEEKTQYETLITDLYQQLDDKDDEINHHSQTAEKLKQQLIDQDELLVSSRQDYERLQEELSRVQRDNDAAKEEVKEVLQALEELAVNYDHKSQEVEDKNRCNEQLNEELAHKTVSLEVVQREFSTLQDLSSHHKKRSAEIINLLLRDLSDIGSVLGTTDLKAMTDTSGAMEEEFTTARLYISKMKSEVKSLVNRSKQLEVSLTENTCRMEASEKELNALQLLVSQLQAKLVSLIDDLQRVEQKKRQLEESQDALMEEVAKLQAQDKMHEVTVMDKEKEHMSRLKDAVEMKRTLEEQMENHREVHQKQLSRLRDEIEQKQRDADQLKDLNQALQLENRKLQSDFDKLRAEDQNKDQKLQKLMFLNEKREQAREDLKGLEETVAKELQTLNNLRKLFIQDIGTRVKNSSENDSDEAGGSLAQRQRIVFLENNLEQLSKVHKQLVRDNADLRCELPKLEKRLRATAERVKALEGALRDAKESAVRDRKRYQQEVDRIKEAVRSKNVSRRGHSAQIAKPIRPGHQHPSSSPSIRSTIRGGGPHPVHAITPPDCCHLSNHCNNPTRATASRLQGEIQRRVSDGGSDYEGQRLNRDGKEG, from the exons GGGAAGCCGTATGTGTTTGACAGAGTCCTCCCTCCTCACACTGAACAGGTTCAGGTTTACGACACCTGCGCCAAACAGATCGTCAAAG ATGTGTTGGGAGGATATAATGGGACGATCTTTGCGTACGGTCAGACGTCGTCAGGAAAGACTCACACCATGGAG GGGAACCTTCACGACCCATGTCTGATGGGGATCATTCCTCGTATCGCCCGAGACATCTTCGACCACATCTACTCGATGGACGAAAACCTGGAGTTTCACATCAag gtgtcTTATTTTGAGATCTATCTGGATAAAATCAGAGACTTGCTCGATG TGTCGAAGACGAACCTGGCTGTTCATGAGGACAAGAACCGGGTTCCCTTTGTCAAG GGCTGTACAGAGCGTTTTGTTTCCAGTCCTGATGAAGTGATGGACGTCATCGACGAGGGAAAAGCAAACAGACACGTCGCCGTTACCA acatGAATGAGCACAGCTCTCGCAGTCACAGTATTTTTCTGATCAACATCAAGCAGGAGAATGTGGAGACGGAGATGAAACTGTCAGGGAAACTTTACCTGGTCGACCTGGCAGGCAGCGAGAAG GTAAGTAAAACAGGAGCAGAGGGCGCCGTGTTGGACGAAGCCAAGAACATCAACAAGTCTCTGTCGGCTCTGGGGAACGTCATCGCTGCTCTGAGCGAAGGGACG AAAACCCACGTCCCGTACAGAGACAGTAAGATGACCCGGATCCTTCAGGACTCTCTGGGAGGAAACTGTCgaaccaccatcatcatctgcTGCTCGCCGTCTGTTTACAACGAGGCCGAGACCAAGTCCACCCTCATGTTTGGACAGAG agctAAAACCATAAAGAACACGGTGTCAGTGAACCTCGAGCTGACGGCCGAGGAGTGGAAGAAGAAGTatgagaaggagaaagagaagaacagGAGTCTGAACATCGTGATCCAGAAATTGGAGAATGAGCTGAAACGCTGGAGGAAAG GTGAGTCAGTacctgtggaggagcagctgagcagcagaaacaagaaGAGCAGCGGTGACACGACGGTAGTGATGGACAGTTTGGCCCCGGTCCCCGTCCCCctggctgaggaggagaagacgcAGTATGAGACGCTCATCACCGACCTGTACCAGCAGCTGGACGACAAG GACGATGAGATCAACCATCACAGTCAGACGGCTGAGAaactcaaacagcagctgatcgATCAGGACGAG CTGTTGGTGTCGAGCCGTCAGGACTATGAAcgtctgcaggaggagctgtCTCGGGTACAGAGGGACAACGACGCAGccaaagaggaggtgaaggaggtaCTGCAGGCGCTGGAGGAGCTCGCCGTCAACTACGACCACAAGagccaggaggtggaggacaagAACCGCTGCAACGAGCAGCTGAATGAGGAGCTCGCACACAAAACT GTGAGTCTGGAGGTGGTTCAGAGGGAGTTCTCCACTCTGCAGGATCTCAGCTCTCATCATAAGAAGAGATCAGCAGAGATCATCaacctgctgctcagagacCTCAGTGACATCGGTAGCGTCCTCGGTACCACCGACCTCAAAGCT atgaCGGACACGAGTGGAGCGATGGAGGAGGAGTTCACCACAGCTCGTCTCTACATCAGTAAGATGAAGTCTGAGGTCAAATCTCTGGTGAACCGCAGCAAACAGCTGGAGGTCAGCCTGACGGAGAACACCTGCAGGATGGAGGCCAGCGAGAAGGAGCTCAACGCCCTCCAGCTGCTCGTctcacag CTCCAGGCGAAGCTGGTGTCTCTGATTGACGACCTGCAGAGGGTGGAGCAGAAGAagaggcagctggaggagagTCAGGACGCTCTGATGGAGGAGGTCGCCAAACTCCAGGCTCAAG ataaAATGCACGAGGTGACGGTGatggacaaagagaaagaacacaTGAGCAGACTGAAGGACGCTGTTGAGATGAAG AGAACGCTAGAGGAACAGATGGAGAACCACAGAGAGGTTCATCAGAAACAGCTCAGTCGACTCCGAGACGAGATcgaacagaaacagagagacgcCGACCAACTCAAAGA TTTGAATCAGGCTCTGCAGCTGGAGAACAGGAAACTTCAGTCTGACTTTGACAAACTCCGAGCTGAGGATCAGAACAAGGACCAGAAACTTCAGAAACTGAT GTTCCTGAATGAGAAGAGAGAACAGGCCAGAGAGGATCTGAAGGGTCTGGAGGAGACAGTG GCCAAAGAGCTGCAGACGCTGAACAACCTTCGTAAACTCTTCATCCAGGACATCGGCACTCGAGTCAAGAAC agcTCAGAGAACGACAGTGACGAGGCCGGCGGCAGTCTGGCTCAGAGACAGAGGATCGTCTTCTTAGAAAATAACCTGGAGCAGCTCAGTAAGGTCCACAAACAG CTGGTTCGGGACAATGCAGACCTTCGCTGTGAGCTGCCTAAGCTGGAGAAGCGTCTGCGGGCCACAGCAGAGCGGGTGAAAGCTCTGGAAGGCGCCCTGAGGGACGCCAAGGAGTCGGCCGTGAGAGACCGTAAACGATACCAGCAGGAAGTGGACCGCATCAAAGAAGCTGTTCGCTCCAAGAACGTGTCCAGGAGAGGACACTCTGCTCAGATAG CCAAGCCAATCAGACCCGGGCATCAGCACCCATCCTCTTCTCCATCCATCAGATCGACCATCAGAGGGGGGGGGCCGCATCCAGTCCACGCCATCACTCCCCCCGACTGCTGCCATCTCAGCAACCACTGCAACAACCCCACCAGAGCCACAGCAAGTAGGCTTCAG GGTGAAATACAGAGACGAGTGTCTGATGGTGGATCTGATTATGAAGGACAGAGATTAAACCGTGATGGGAAAGAA gGGTGA